A segment of the Butyrivibrio fibrisolvens genome:
TAAACGGAGGAATCGACTACCTGCTTAAGCCTGTTGGCAGAGAGCAGATGGTTGCTGTGCTCAAAAAGTCGCTGGAAGCTTTGGAAGAAAAGGGGAACGATTTTATCATCTCATCTTTCGTCGAAGATAATGAGCAGTCCATGATCCTCACAGGCAAGCTCTATCAGGCCAAGAGACAGACTGAGATATCTGTAAAAAGAAATGTCGAGCACATCCCATCACTCCTTGTAAAATTCCACGACACATCCAAGATAAGCCAGATGTATCAAAACGACATGGCTAAAATGTCACTAGGCATCAAGACCATGATAAGAGAAGCTATAGGCCAGCCTGAAAACGACGAAGACAATGGAGTATTGTTCAACTACAACACCAAAGTCAATGAATTTATCCTGTGCAGCTCACTTGACGAAAGCGACCTTTTGAAGGCAGCAGACAGCCTTGTAAAAGAGTTCCCGATAGATCAGTATGGCCCTATAACAGTAGTCATCAAGGAAAGAACTCAGGCCGTAGCCGATATGGCCCAGACCTACCGTGACATGATTACTTCTATGATGAACAGACCATTCGAAAGCCACCACGTGATCATTAGCTGTAGTGGGAAAATATATGAAAATGGTATACCAGTAACTGCCAGCCTGATGTCCCACGATAACCTCACACGTACTTTGGAAAAAGAGATAACTGATGCCATAAGTAACGGAAGAGGCTACGCACTCAAAAAGTGCCTCATAGAAAAAAGCGGCCTAAGCACCTGCGATACAGACGGCTGGTCCTTATTCGAAATCTCCCAGTTTATGGCAAGAATAAGCGGAATAATCTGGGGCATGGACAATCTTCCAAGACAGGCCATCGAAAACCGCGAAGAAATCGAGAATGGCATAAACTATGCCCAGATGATGCTTGATAAAAACGGCCTTATCGAAAACCTTGAGCTTTTCGTATCCCTCATATGCAAAGACGACGGCGACATGACCGACACATCCATAACCGGCCAGGTCGAGCAGATCCACGACATG
Coding sequences within it:
- a CDS encoding helix-turn-helix domain-containing protein; the protein is MSKRRYKVLAADDEYWSRENIRTLLPWDTYSIDFLEPAEDGEEVLERIPVEKPDIVMTDINMPFMDGLELLNQIHEKYPDIVSVAISGYDDFEKVKGVFLNGGIDYLLKPVGREQMVAVLKKSLEALEEKGNDFIISSFVEDNEQSMILTGKLYQAKRQTEISVKRNVEHIPSLLVKFHDTSKISQMYQNDMAKMSLGIKTMIREAIGQPENDEDNGVLFNYNTKVNEFILCSSLDESDLLKAADSLVKEFPIDQYGPITVVIKERTQAVADMAQTYRDMITSMMNRPFESHHVIISCSGKIYENGIPVTASLMSHDNLTRTLEKEITDAISNGRGYALKKCLIEKSGLSTCDTDGWSLFEISQFMARISGIIWGMDNLPRQAIENREEIENGINYAQMMLDKNGLIENLELFVSLICKDDGDMTDTSITGQVEQIHDMLEKRYYEHFTLSHLGEQYHVDPTYLSRVFSQKYGESITAFIARTRIEKAKELMIRKQSFEAISFEVGYEDYNYFSRVFRKQTGQSPSEYKKKLEASHI